A window of the Flavobacterium sangjuense genome harbors these coding sequences:
- a CDS encoding CAP domain-containing protein, whose protein sequence is MKAKMFRALLPLAIVFTMVSCSSDSSEGSSADNKVVTTYNYNETELRLVTLINDYRASIGLNTLQVINHISYKSQEHNIYMIDNDVVNHDYFQQRSNNLIQVLGAERVGENIAYNYQTPESAMSAWLNSPAHKDNIEGNYTHLGISVTVDETTGKKYYTNMFIKKK, encoded by the coding sequence ATGAAAGCAAAAATGTTCAGAGCATTGTTGCCGTTAGCAATTGTGTTCACCATGGTATCCTGTTCTTCTGATTCTTCAGAAGGTTCTTCAGCTGACAACAAAGTTGTAACTACCTATAATTACAATGAAACTGAGTTGAGACTTGTTACACTTATCAATGATTATCGTGCAAGTATTGGATTGAATACACTTCAAGTAATCAATCATATCTCTTACAAATCACAAGAGCACAATATTTATATGATTGATAATGATGTGGTAAACCACGATTATTTCCAACAAAGATCTAACAATCTGATCCAAGTATTAGGAGCAGAAAGGGTAGGCGAGAACATTGCCTACAACTACCAAACCCCAGAAAGCGCTATGAGTGCCTGGTTAAACAGCCCAGCTCACAAAGACAACATCGAGGGTAATTACACTCATTTGGGTATATCCGTAACAGTTGATGAAACAACCGGAAAAAAATATTACACCAATATGTTTATAAAGAAAAAATAG
- a CDS encoding GNAT family N-acetyltransferase codes for MLTINFHPFQNIETERLLLRRIDNNDVEEVLGLRGNPEIMKYIPRPLAKTTEDALEHIAMIEDKIISNTGINWGITIKGNPKIIGIIGHYRISPENHRAEIGYMSFPEHNGKGYITEAIKAVVAYGFEQMDLHSIEAIIDPGNIASERVLQKNGFVKEAHLLENELWEGKFWDTVIYSLLRKNWKK; via the coding sequence ATGCTTACTATAAATTTCCATCCATTCCAAAACATAGAAACCGAACGTTTGTTATTGCGACGTATAGATAATAATGATGTTGAAGAAGTTTTAGGACTTCGCGGCAATCCTGAAATCATGAAATATATTCCACGGCCTTTGGCAAAAACAACCGAAGACGCATTGGAACATATTGCCATGATTGAAGATAAAATTATCAGCAATACCGGAATTAATTGGGGAATTACCATCAAAGGAAACCCAAAAATCATTGGCATCATTGGTCATTACAGAATTTCTCCCGAAAATCATCGTGCTGAAATTGGCTATATGTCTTTTCCTGAACACAATGGAAAAGGTTACATTACAGAAGCGATAAAAGCAGTCGTTGCGTACGGTTTTGAACAAATGGACTTGCATTCTATTGAAGCGATTATTGACCCTGGGAACATTGCATCTGAAAGAGTTTTACAAAAAAATGGTTTTGTAAAAGAAGCTCACCTACTGGAAAATGAATTATGGGAAGGAAAGTTTTGGGATACCGTTATTTATTCGTTGTTAAGAAAGAATTGGAAAAAATAG
- a CDS encoding YggS family pyridoxal phosphate-dependent enzyme — MSIKDNLLQIKSQLPENVTLVAVSKTKPVSDLMEAYNAGQRIFGENKIQEMTEKWEQMPKDIQWHMIGHVQTNKVKYMAKYVSLIHGVDSLKLLEEINKQAAKHNRVIDCLLQVYIAEEESKFGLDENELDEILHFVQTRGNAEQSGANDKMQNVKVIGLMGMATFTDNQTQIKKEFLNLKSLFDKLKTHHSSLTTLSMGMSGDYKLAIECGSTMVRIGSSIFGNR, encoded by the coding sequence ATGTCAATCAAAGACAATTTACTTCAAATAAAATCACAACTTCCGGAAAACGTAACGCTTGTTGCCGTTTCAAAAACCAAACCGGTTTCCGATTTGATGGAAGCATACAATGCCGGGCAACGAATTTTTGGCGAAAACAAAATCCAGGAAATGACCGAGAAGTGGGAACAAATGCCCAAAGATATTCAATGGCATATGATTGGACATGTTCAAACCAACAAAGTCAAATACATGGCGAAATATGTCAGTTTGATTCATGGAGTTGACAGTTTGAAATTATTAGAAGAAATCAACAAACAAGCTGCAAAACACAATCGTGTTATTGATTGTTTACTTCAGGTTTATATTGCTGAAGAAGAATCGAAGTTTGGTTTGGATGAAAATGAATTGGATGAGATTCTTCACTTCGTTCAGACTCGAGGCAATGCCGAACAGAGCGGAGCTAATGACAAAATGCAAAATGTAAAAGTGATTGGTTTAATGGGAATGGCAACATTTACTGATAATCAAACACAAATCAAGAAAGAATTCTTGAACTTGAAATCACTATTCGATAAACTCAAAACTCATCACTCATCACTCACAACTCTTTCCATGGGGATGTCCGGTGATTACAAACTTGCCATTGAATGTGGAAGTACCATGGTTCGAATTGGAAGTAGTATATTTGGAAACAGATAA
- a CDS encoding outer membrane beta-barrel protein, which produces MKKLLLAAGIVLISLSAQAQEKSQGLEGAWFATSQFGYQQSKSGDVKSTNVMVLPIVGTFVTPSVAVGAGVGYLNIKADNASVGGGTADLNSKLYVFQPLVRKYWNIAGNFYFFGQLATPIITGKEETSNLKISQFGADMSGGIDFFVTKNFSVEFSYNLINFSQTTLKPDGGEKTTITDFSIAHVANVESAYNSALYGSGGSLTTPFAFGFKFVF; this is translated from the coding sequence ATGAAAAAATTATTATTAGCAGCAGGAATTGTATTAATATCATTGTCTGCTCAAGCGCAAGAAAAAAGTCAAGGTCTGGAAGGAGCATGGTTTGCTACTTCACAATTTGGTTACCAACAAAGTAAATCAGGTGACGTAAAAAGCACCAACGTAATGGTTTTGCCAATTGTTGGAACATTTGTAACGCCATCAGTAGCAGTAGGTGCCGGTGTTGGTTACCTTAATATAAAAGCAGATAACGCCAGCGTTGGAGGTGGTACAGCAGATTTAAATTCTAAATTATATGTTTTCCAACCGTTAGTGCGTAAGTATTGGAACATTGCCGGAAATTTCTATTTCTTTGGACAATTAGCTACACCTATCATTACCGGTAAAGAAGAAACAAGCAACCTAAAAATTTCTCAATTTGGCGCTGATATGTCAGGAGGTATTGATTTCTTCGTTACTAAAAATTTCTCTGTAGAGTTTTCATATAATTTGATAAACTTCAGCCAAACTACTTTGAAACCTGATGGTGGTGAAAAAACTACAATTACTGATTTTTCTATTGCACATGTTGCCAACGTTGAGTCAGCATATAATAGTGCTTTATATGGTAGTGGGGGTAGCCTGACAACTCCATTTGCATTCGGATTTAAATTTGTGTTTTAA
- the smpB gene encoding SsrA-binding protein SmpB: MLKTINILNKRAKFDYEIIETYTAGIVLTGTEIKSIRLGKANITEGFCEFHNGELFAINTQIDEYLYGNQFNHKAKSERKLLLNKRELRKLEKAFDTKGLTIIPLRLFTNEKGIAKLDIGLCRGKKTYDKRESLKEQDTKRDLDRIKKSF; this comes from the coding sequence ATGTTAAAGACAATAAACATCCTAAACAAACGCGCAAAATTTGATTATGAAATAATCGAAACCTATACTGCCGGGATAGTTTTAACAGGTACGGAAATCAAATCTATTCGTTTAGGAAAAGCTAATATTACAGAAGGTTTTTGTGAATTTCATAACGGAGAGTTATTTGCCATCAATACCCAAATTGATGAATATCTTTATGGAAATCAATTCAATCACAAGGCAAAAAGTGAGCGTAAACTTTTATTAAATAAAAGAGAATTGCGAAAATTAGAGAAAGCATTTGACACTAAAGGACTGACCATTATTCCCTTAAGGCTTTTTACCAATGAAAAAGGAATTGCCAAATTAGACATTGGATTATGTCGTGGAAAGAAAACCTATGACAAACGCGAAAGCCTTAAAGAGCAAGACACTAAGCGCGATTTAGACAGAATTAAGAAGTCGTTTTAA
- a CDS encoding T9SS type A sorting domain-containing protein — MKKLLLLLLPVLGYSQGYTSYFTGNTTNITTNPEFGVCMMGGAAVQDNAMIWLLQKANGGDVVVLRCSGGNEENVYMSGLGVTVNSIETLVITSVAGATNPYVLDKVANAEMIWFADGNQWDYISFFKDNALEDLINYHINDKHSPVGGAGAGMSILGENYFTAQNGNVTSAEALNNPYNANVTIGGFAPVPPFYSFLSVPGLGNVITDSHYDNPDGRGRHLTFMARILKDMISPGTSGIGCNEHTAICFGADMIGHVYGNYPSSQDYAYFIQPSCFWATPGPYCNSGQPLTWGGLMTYVVPGTPNGENYFKVNDWGNFWSINYAGGSWEDWAVVGGVLSTSSGIGPIMSCALAVDEHELNKFNALPNPFSNYIRLENAENTMVEIYDGLGKRVFADSNFTTNTIDTSQFSSGLYFVKIQKDGKFTTKKMVKN; from the coding sequence ATGAAAAAATTACTTCTGTTGTTACTTCCTGTTTTAGGTTATTCACAAGGTTATACTTCCTATTTTACAGGAAACACTACCAATATTACAACCAATCCTGAATTTGGTGTATGCATGATGGGTGGGGCAGCCGTACAGGATAATGCTATGATATGGTTGTTGCAAAAAGCCAACGGAGGTGATGTTGTTGTTCTGCGTTGCTCAGGAGGCAATGAAGAAAATGTTTATATGTCAGGCTTAGGGGTAACTGTCAATTCCATTGAAACTTTAGTAATCACTTCAGTTGCAGGAGCAACAAATCCGTATGTTTTAGACAAGGTTGCTAATGCCGAAATGATTTGGTTTGCTGATGGAAATCAATGGGATTATATATCCTTCTTTAAGGATAATGCATTAGAAGACTTAATTAATTACCACATTAATGATAAACATTCACCAGTTGGCGGAGCAGGAGCCGGAATGTCTATTTTAGGCGAGAATTATTTCACGGCACAGAATGGGAATGTTACCTCCGCCGAAGCACTCAACAATCCATACAATGCCAATGTCACTATAGGCGGATTTGCACCGGTGCCTCCATTTTATAGCTTTTTAAGTGTTCCTGGATTAGGTAATGTAATAACGGATTCACATTATGATAACCCTGATGGGAGGGGACGCCATTTAACTTTCATGGCGCGAATTTTAAAAGATATGATTAGTCCAGGGACTTCGGGAATTGGTTGTAATGAACATACTGCAATTTGTTTTGGGGCAGATATGATTGGACATGTTTATGGAAATTATCCCAGCTCTCAGGATTATGCTTATTTTATTCAACCATCTTGTTTTTGGGCGACTCCGGGTCCATATTGTAACTCAGGGCAGCCATTAACATGGGGTGGTTTAATGACGTATGTTGTACCGGGCACACCTAATGGGGAAAATTATTTTAAGGTAAATGACTGGGGAAATTTTTGGTCAATTAACTACGCAGGAGGAAGCTGGGAAGACTGGGCAGTTGTTGGCGGAGTGTTATCAACATCTTCAGGAATCGGCCCAATCATGAGTTGTGCATTAGCTGTAGATGAACATGAACTGAATAAATTCAATGCTTTACCCAATCCTTTTTCTAATTATATACGCTTGGAAAATGCTGAAAATACTATGGTTGAAATCTATGATGGTTTAGGTAAAAGAGTTTTTGCAGATTCCAATTTTACCACAAATACAATTGACACCTCTCAATTTTCAAGCGGATTGTATTTTGTAAAAATCCAAAAGGATGGAAAATTTACCACTAAAAAAATGGTTAAGAATTAA
- a CDS encoding DUF1015 domain-containing protein: MSKIIPFKAVRPTPDKVALVTCRNYDDYSSAELAAWLSFNPYSFLHVINPAYMYSQKITLDKRFKGVAHKYQDFKEEGIFMEEDKAVFFLYEIQNKVQSFTGFIAGTSIEDYKNNVIKKHEDTLQYRVEYFKDYLHQTGFNTEPVLITYPDNETLNSWITEKKKSQPIYNYSTTNKEKHQVWKIETAAEIQWLQQQFEKIPELYIADGHHRSASAELLYDEDKHLGNENLNYFMSFLIAESNVKIYEYNRIIRDLNGFSKDDFLEKLAENFIIKDKEQELWKPQSKFEFGMYLDGHFYALFYKQENKQPSILENLDAQILYDKVLQPLLGIEDLRNDERIEYIPGKQSISTIKELVDEGEFEVGFMLFPSDISEIKALADNNLIMPPKSTYIEPKFRSGLMVYEL; the protein is encoded by the coding sequence ATGAGCAAAATAATCCCTTTTAAAGCCGTTCGTCCCACGCCTGACAAAGTAGCGTTAGTGACTTGCAGAAACTATGACGATTATAGTTCGGCTGAACTTGCTGCCTGGTTGAGTTTTAATCCGTATTCGTTTTTGCATGTGATTAATCCCGCTTATATGTATTCGCAAAAGATTACACTGGACAAACGTTTTAAAGGTGTTGCTCATAAATATCAGGACTTTAAAGAAGAAGGCATTTTTATGGAAGAAGACAAAGCTGTTTTCTTTTTGTATGAAATTCAGAATAAAGTGCAGTCTTTCACTGGTTTTATAGCCGGAACTTCGATTGAAGATTATAAAAATAATGTCATCAAAAAGCACGAAGATACACTGCAATATCGTGTAGAATATTTCAAAGATTATTTGCATCAGACAGGTTTTAATACCGAACCCGTTTTGATTACGTATCCCGATAATGAAACCTTGAATTCCTGGATAACCGAAAAGAAAAAAAGCCAACCGATTTATAATTATTCTACAACCAACAAGGAAAAACATCAGGTTTGGAAAATTGAAACAGCTGCAGAAATTCAATGGTTGCAGCAGCAGTTTGAAAAAATCCCAGAATTATATATTGCTGATGGACATCACCGCTCGGCTTCAGCAGAATTGTTATATGATGAAGACAAACATTTGGGCAACGAAAACCTAAACTATTTTATGAGTTTTCTAATTGCCGAAAGCAATGTCAAAATCTACGAATACAATCGAATTATTCGCGATTTGAATGGTTTTAGCAAAGATGATTTTCTGGAAAAGTTAGCGGAGAATTTCATCATCAAAGACAAAGAGCAGGAATTGTGGAAACCTCAAAGTAAATTCGAATTTGGAATGTATCTCGACGGACATTTCTATGCTTTGTTTTACAAGCAAGAGAACAAACAGCCTTCCATTTTAGAAAATCTCGATGCACAAATTTTATACGATAAAGTTTTGCAGCCACTATTAGGGATTGAAGATTTGAGAAACGACGAACGCATTGAATACATTCCCGGAAAGCAATCCATTTCGACAATAAAGGAATTGGTTGATGAAGGCGAATTTGAAGTCGGATTTATGTTATTCCCATCGGATATTTCAGAAATTAAAGCTTTGGCAGATAACAATTTGATTATGCCTCCAAAAAGTACTTATATCGAACCAAAATTCAGAAGTGGATTGATGGTTTATGAATTGTAA
- a CDS encoding VF530 family protein — MQNNSSKDPLHGITLQRILEVLVDFYGFDTLGELINIKCFRENPSIKSSLIFLRKTDWARKKVEELYVRTLPKLNN; from the coding sequence ATGCAAAATAATTCATCTAAAGATCCGCTTCACGGCATTACACTTCAGAGAATACTTGAAGTTCTTGTGGATTTTTATGGCTTTGACACTTTAGGTGAATTGATAAACATAAAATGTTTTCGTGAAAACCCTTCGATTAAATCGAGCTTGATCTTTTTAAGAAAAACAGATTGGGCCAGAAAAAAAGTAGAAGAATTGTATGTTAGGACTTTGCCAAAGCTCAACAACTAA
- a CDS encoding 3'-5' exonuclease has product MIDWIKNINKEYPDFWKSYLAKFETKSNRYVVLSTETTGLNPKKDVILSFGAVAVVNDVIRIGDNFEVVILQYKYLHDNGLSNEFLIESKLAKLAEPQAIQALVDYIGNAVLVGHRIHFDIEMINDVLEKMECGKLKNEALDVEIMHQKLMDITNKSFSLEDLVKHYKLPLNERNSASDDAYSISLLFLKLKTRLGFK; this is encoded by the coding sequence ATGATAGATTGGATAAAAAATATCAACAAAGAATATCCTGATTTTTGGAAATCGTATCTAGCAAAGTTTGAAACCAAATCCAATAGATATGTGGTTTTAAGCACAGAAACTACGGGTTTAAATCCAAAAAAAGACGTCATCTTATCCTTTGGAGCTGTTGCTGTTGTGAATGATGTTATCCGAATTGGAGATAATTTTGAAGTGGTGATTTTGCAATACAAATACCTTCACGACAATGGATTGTCAAATGAGTTTCTAATTGAAAGTAAACTGGCAAAACTAGCTGAACCTCAAGCCATACAAGCGTTAGTAGATTATATTGGCAATGCGGTTTTAGTTGGGCACCGAATCCATTTTGACATAGAAATGATTAATGATGTGCTGGAGAAAATGGAATGCGGAAAATTAAAGAATGAAGCATTAGATGTCGAAATAATGCATCAGAAGTTAATGGACATTACAAACAAATCTTTTTCACTTGAAGATTTAGTAAAGCATTACAAACTTCCTTTAAATGAAAGGAATTCAGCTTCAGACGATGCCTATTCTATCTCATTATTGTTTCTTAAATTAAAGACCCGATTAGGTTTTAAATAA
- a CDS encoding protein-L-isoaspartate(D-aspartate) O-methyltransferase: MKDTSKHQGLRNQLAKLLAEKGITDKKVLEAIKVIPRHLFLNSSFEDFAYQDKAFPIGAGQTISQPYTVAFQSQLLEVKKDHKILEIGTGSGYQTAVLVAMGAKVYSVERQNELFKTTSALLPKLGIRAKYLSFGDGYKGLPDYAPFDSIIVTAGAPIIPKALMAQLKIGGRLVIPLGEDVQIMTLLIRKNATQFEKHEFGDFKFVPLLENKN, translated from the coding sequence TTGAAAGATACAAGCAAACATCAAGGACTTAGAAATCAATTGGCCAAACTTCTGGCTGAAAAAGGAATTACGGATAAAAAAGTACTGGAAGCAATTAAAGTAATTCCAAGACATTTATTTTTAAATTCCAGCTTTGAAGATTTTGCTTATCAGGACAAGGCGTTTCCAATTGGTGCCGGGCAAACTATTTCGCAACCTTATACTGTGGCATTTCAAAGTCAATTATTGGAAGTGAAAAAAGACCACAAAATACTTGAAATCGGAACCGGTTCAGGATATCAAACAGCTGTTTTAGTCGCAATGGGAGCCAAAGTCTATTCGGTAGAAAGACAAAATGAATTGTTTAAAACAACTTCGGCTTTATTGCCAAAATTAGGAATTCGCGCTAAGTATTTGTCTTTTGGTGATGGTTATAAAGGATTGCCGGATTATGCTCCTTTCGACAGTATCATCGTTACTGCTGGTGCACCAATTATTCCTAAAGCATTGATGGCTCAATTAAAAATAGGAGGAAGGCTTGTGATTCCCTTGGGTGAAGATGTTCAGATAATGACATTACTGATTCGCAAAAATGCCACTCAATTTGAAAAGCACGAATTTGGCGACTTTAAATTTGTACCTTTATTGGAAAATAAAAACTAA
- a CDS encoding Gfo/Idh/MocA family protein: MLKVGVLGAGHLGKIHLRLLQQSEKYELVGFYDENHENGAKIEAEFGYKQFDTIAKLIHAVDVIDIVTPTLSHYKCAKVSIKSGKHVFIEKPISTTVEEAEEIIALSKEYNVKGQVGHVERFNPAFIAVKDQIETPMFIETHRLAEFNPRGTDVPVVLDLMIHDIDAILSVVKSKVKAVHASGVSVLSQSPDIANARIEFENGCVANITSSRISLKNMRKSRFFQKDAYISVDYLDKTCEVVKMKEAPETPGDFDMILQNAEGDRKQIYFNNPEVSHNNAILDELETFADAINNNTNPIVTLEDGTEALRVAYMIIDSMEKNKNI; the protein is encoded by the coding sequence ATGCTTAAAGTTGGCGTTTTAGGTGCTGGTCACCTCGGAAAAATACACTTACGATTATTACAACAATCTGAAAAATATGAACTCGTTGGTTTTTATGACGAAAATCACGAAAACGGAGCCAAAATCGAAGCCGAATTTGGATACAAACAATTTGATACTATTGCCAAATTAATCCATGCGGTAGATGTTATCGATATTGTAACTCCTACCCTTTCACATTACAAATGTGCTAAGGTTTCTATAAAATCAGGGAAACATGTTTTTATAGAAAAACCAATTTCCACAACGGTTGAAGAAGCTGAAGAAATCATAGCACTGTCCAAAGAATATAATGTCAAAGGACAAGTTGGTCATGTGGAGCGATTCAACCCAGCGTTTATAGCAGTTAAAGACCAAATAGAAACTCCAATGTTTATCGAAACACACCGTTTGGCAGAATTCAATCCGCGTGGCACTGATGTTCCTGTCGTTTTAGATTTGATGATACACGATATCGATGCAATTTTAAGTGTTGTAAAATCAAAAGTAAAAGCAGTTCATGCAAGCGGCGTTTCGGTTTTGAGCCAGTCACCGGATATTGCCAATGCCCGAATTGAATTCGAAAATGGTTGTGTCGCCAATATTACTTCGAGCCGAATTTCGTTAAAGAATATGCGCAAGTCGCGTTTCTTCCAAAAAGACGCTTATATCTCTGTTGACTATTTAGACAAAACCTGTGAAGTCGTAAAAATGAAAGAAGCTCCGGAAACTCCGGGAGATTTTGATATGATTCTTCAAAACGCTGAAGGTGATCGCAAGCAAATCTATTTCAACAACCCTGAGGTTAGCCATAACAATGCGATTCTTGATGAATTAGAAACATTTGCCGACGCTATCAATAACAATACAAATCCAATTGTTACTCTAGAAGACGGAACAGAAGCATTGCGCGTTGCGTACATGATTATTGATTCGATGGAGAAAAATAAAAACATCTAA
- a CDS encoding 3-hydroxyacyl-CoA dehydrogenase family protein: MKTIAVIGAGTMGNGIAHTFAQSGFTVKLIDVSEKSLEKGMATIAANLDRMVTKGTITEEDKHKTIGNIITYTDIKDGVVGTDLVIEAATENVGLKLQIFKQLSDVCDHNVILATNTSSISITQIAAQVVHPERVIGMHFMNPVPIMKLVEIIRGYSTSDEVTKIIMDLSVKLGKTPTEVNDYPGFVANRILMPMINEAIETLYNGVAGVYEIDTVMKLGMAHPMGPLQLADFIGLDVCLSILNVMYDGFKNPKYAPCPLLVNMVMAGKKGVKSGEGFYDYSESKKAEKVSKQFA; encoded by the coding sequence ATGAAAACAATAGCTGTAATAGGCGCAGGAACAATGGGCAATGGAATTGCCCACACTTTCGCACAAAGCGGTTTTACCGTAAAATTAATTGATGTTTCCGAAAAATCATTGGAAAAAGGAATGGCAACAATCGCTGCAAACCTTGACCGAATGGTAACCAAAGGAACCATCACCGAAGAAGACAAACACAAAACTATTGGAAATATAATTACCTATACGGATATCAAAGACGGCGTTGTCGGAACTGATTTAGTAATTGAAGCCGCCACAGAAAACGTTGGCTTAAAACTTCAAATCTTCAAACAATTAAGTGATGTTTGCGATCATAATGTGATTTTGGCAACCAACACTTCTTCGATTTCTATTACGCAAATTGCGGCACAAGTAGTGCATCCTGAACGTGTAATCGGAATGCACTTTATGAATCCGGTGCCGATTATGAAATTGGTTGAAATCATTCGTGGCTATTCTACTTCGGATGAAGTAACCAAAATCATCATGGATTTATCAGTAAAATTGGGAAAAACACCAACCGAAGTAAATGATTATCCCGGCTTTGTGGCAAACCGAATTCTGATGCCAATGATAAACGAAGCTATCGAAACTTTATACAATGGTGTTGCCGGCGTTTATGAAATTGATACTGTGATGAAACTAGGAATGGCGCATCCAATGGGACCATTACAATTGGCCGATTTCATCGGATTAGATGTCTGCCTTTCGATTTTAAACGTAATGTACGACGGATTCAAAAATCCAAAGTATGCTCCTTGCCCACTCTTGGTAAATATGGTTATGGCCGGAAAAAAAGGAGTGAAATCAGGAGAAGGTTTTTATGATTATTCAGAAAGCAAAAAAGCTGAGAAAGTTTCGAAACAATTCGCTTAA